A section of the Rhizomicrobium sp. genome encodes:
- a CDS encoding TauD/TfdA family dioxygenase, giving the protein MGLHEKIKDTELKHRPVAGRIGAEISGIRLGGDLDAGTVAAIRQALFTHKVIFFRDQHHLTDADQEAFGKLLGNLVPHPTVPKIEGTEVALNIISDGSYAANQWHTDVTFVDAYPLASILRAVHLPPKGGDTVWANTAAAYEHLPVPLRELADKLWALHTNAFDYAATRPDATADRLKRHTNVFASTIYETEHPLVRVHPETGERTLVLGNFAQKIVGLNRDDSARLIAIFQDHITRLENTVRWHWALGDVAIWDNRATQHYGIGDFTEARELHRVTIDGDVPVSVDGRSSVTRRKEVRAPDLKIAAE; this is encoded by the coding sequence ATGGGTTTGCATGAGAAGATCAAGGACACCGAACTGAAGCATCGGCCCGTCGCCGGGCGGATCGGCGCCGAGATATCCGGCATCAGGCTCGGCGGCGATCTCGACGCCGGGACCGTGGCGGCCATCCGCCAGGCGCTTTTCACGCACAAGGTCATCTTTTTTCGCGACCAGCATCACCTGACCGATGCGGATCAAGAGGCCTTCGGCAAGCTGCTGGGCAATCTGGTACCGCATCCGACCGTCCCGAAGATCGAGGGGACCGAAGTCGCCCTCAACATCATCTCGGACGGCAGCTACGCGGCCAATCAGTGGCACACCGACGTGACCTTCGTGGACGCCTATCCCTTGGCATCGATCCTGCGCGCCGTCCATCTGCCGCCCAAGGGCGGCGACACGGTGTGGGCCAACACCGCCGCCGCCTATGAGCACCTGCCGGTGCCGCTGCGCGAGCTTGCGGACAAGCTTTGGGCGCTGCACACGAACGCCTTCGACTACGCCGCCACGCGCCCCGACGCGACGGCGGATCGCCTGAAGCGTCACACCAACGTCTTCGCCTCCACGATCTACGAAACGGAGCATCCGCTCGTCCGCGTCCATCCGGAGACCGGCGAGCGCACGCTGGTACTGGGCAATTTCGCGCAGAAGATCGTCGGGCTGAACAGGGACGATTCCGCGCGTCTCATCGCCATCTTCCAGGACCACATCACGCGGCTGGAGAACACGGTGCGCTGGCATTGGGCGCTCGGCGACGTCGCCATCTGGGACAACCGCGCCACCCAGCATTACGGCATCGGCGACTTCACCGAAGCGCGCGAACTGCACCGCGTCACCATCGACGGC
- a CDS encoding TonB-dependent receptor, with the protein MLLASRTHAADADGGGTAAIESVETIVVTGRHRAENNQDVPLPISLIAGDNLKLEHADRIADYADKVPNFSAVQQNTRVSQFSIRGLGGNANFDGVESGVGLIVDNVVFTHVGFSWFDFVDLDHVEILRGPQGTLLGKNTTIGAVVITTQEPSFTPEANFEVSYGNHDREQIRANVTAPIIDDELAFRLTVSGDKGNGWIKNNFNDDHLLDTDRWSVRGQLLFTPTSDFRDRLIIEHNQTDEINNYYPAITDPNFANGAPRVGWSKLLQGVFGYTPIFDLTKGANLDTQGITHSSVNGISNQADWTVADHTITSITAFRSLRFRPYNDSDLSPFPIFRGGYDVDVSQYSQELRVASPTGQTFEYQGGAYLLHERVLSNNRDIFFSDASAFLLGNPAAPPALLNGVEYDQFGRATTDSYAGFAQGTWHVTDAATITGGLRYTWEHKAGSDVATSFGGAPLTGVALATRNAVIASFGGPFSVAQQKDFGSVSWLINPSYKIDENIFAYFSVSHGEKSGGINTTAAPGIPVIIKPERATDYEAGVKTTWLDGRLIANLDLYWNDISDYQASAAVTTGPTTKIFLTNAASVRQRGVELETTYQPLDNLTISLSGAYNDATFVSYDDAPAPIELTNVTKSVNLSGYQLPGAPKWNAQLNVNYEVPLDGDFTGFTYLNQTFRSKTSLYNPVSPYAYQDAYGLTNFGIGVRTSDGKYALRFWSKNLADQRYLIGIGGASAITPVVGVLGDPRTFGVTFDAHVE; encoded by the coding sequence GTGCTCCTCGCGTCCAGGACGCACGCCGCGGATGCCGATGGGGGCGGAACCGCCGCGATCGAAAGCGTCGAAACCATCGTCGTGACCGGGCGGCACCGCGCGGAAAACAACCAGGACGTCCCGCTTCCGATTTCCCTCATCGCCGGCGACAACCTGAAGCTCGAACACGCGGACCGTATCGCCGACTACGCCGACAAGGTCCCGAATTTCTCAGCCGTGCAGCAGAACACCCGCGTGTCGCAATTCTCGATCCGCGGTCTGGGCGGCAACGCCAATTTCGACGGCGTCGAATCGGGCGTCGGCCTGATCGTGGACAACGTCGTGTTCACCCATGTCGGCTTCAGCTGGTTCGATTTCGTCGATCTCGATCACGTCGAGATTCTCCGCGGCCCGCAGGGCACGCTGCTCGGCAAGAACACCACCATCGGGGCCGTCGTGATCACGACCCAGGAACCGAGCTTCACGCCGGAAGCGAATTTCGAAGTCAGTTACGGCAACCACGACCGGGAGCAGATTCGCGCCAATGTGACGGCGCCGATCATCGATGACGAACTCGCCTTCCGCCTGACGGTATCGGGCGACAAGGGCAATGGCTGGATCAAGAACAATTTCAACGACGACCACCTGCTCGATACCGACCGCTGGTCGGTGCGCGGCCAATTGCTGTTCACGCCCACGAGCGACTTCCGCGATCGGCTGATCATCGAGCACAACCAGACCGATGAGATCAACAATTACTATCCCGCCATCACCGACCCGAACTTTGCCAATGGCGCGCCGCGGGTGGGCTGGTCGAAGCTTTTGCAGGGCGTCTTCGGCTACACGCCGATTTTCGACCTGACCAAGGGCGCCAACCTCGATACCCAGGGTATCACCCACTCCTCGGTCAACGGCATCTCCAATCAGGCGGACTGGACCGTCGCCGACCACACGATCACGTCGATCACGGCGTTCCGCAGCCTGCGCTTCCGGCCCTACAACGACTCGGATCTGTCGCCCTTCCCGATCTTCCGCGGCGGCTATGACGTGGACGTGTCGCAATATTCGCAGGAATTGCGCGTCGCCTCGCCCACGGGCCAGACCTTCGAATACCAGGGCGGCGCCTACCTGTTGCACGAGCGCGTGCTCAGCAACAATCGCGACATCTTTTTCTCGGATGCCTCGGCGTTCCTTCTGGGCAACCCGGCCGCCCCGCCGGCGCTCCTGAACGGCGTGGAATACGACCAGTTCGGCCGTGCCACGACGGACAGCTATGCCGGATTCGCGCAAGGCACCTGGCACGTCACCGACGCCGCGACAATCACCGGCGGCCTGCGCTACACCTGGGAGCACAAGGCCGGTTCCGACGTCGCCACGTCGTTCGGCGGCGCGCCGCTCACCGGCGTGGCGCTTGCCACGCGCAATGCGGTGATCGCCAGCTTCGGCGGACCGTTCTCCGTCGCCCAGCAGAAGGATTTCGGCTCCGTCTCCTGGCTGATCAATCCGTCCTACAAGATCGACGAGAACATCTTCGCCTATTTTTCCGTGAGCCATGGCGAGAAATCGGGCGGCATCAACACGACCGCCGCGCCCGGCATCCCCGTCATCATCAAGCCGGAGAGGGCCACCGACTACGAAGCCGGCGTGAAGACGACCTGGCTGGACGGACGGCTGATCGCCAATCTCGACCTCTACTGGAACGACATTTCGGACTATCAGGCATCGGCGGCGGTCACGACGGGTCCGACGACGAAGATCTTCCTGACCAATGCGGCCAGCGTGCGCCAGCGCGGCGTCGAACTGGAGACCACCTACCAGCCGCTCGACAATCTGACGATCTCGCTCAGCGGCGCCTATAACGACGCGACGTTCGTTTCCTACGACGACGCGCCGGCGCCGATCGAGCTGACCAACGTCACCAAGTCGGTGAACCTGTCCGGCTATCAGCTTCCGGGCGCGCCGAAGTGGAATGCGCAGCTCAACGTGAACTATGAGGTGCCGCTGGACGGCGATTTCACCGGTTTCACCTACCTGAACCAGACCTTCCGTTCCAAGACGTCGCTGTACAATCCGGTCTCGCCCTATGCCTATCAGGACGCCTATGGGCTGACCAATTTCGGCATCGGCGTGCGGACGAGCGACGGCAAATACGCACTGCGCTTCTGGTCGAAGAATCTGGCCGATCAGCGCTATCTGATCGGCATCGGCGGCGCGTCTGCCATCACCCCGGTCGTCGGCGTGCTGGGCGACCCAAGGACGTTCGGCGTCACCTTCGACGCGCATGTGGAATAG